In one Lolium rigidum isolate FL_2022 chromosome 3, APGP_CSIRO_Lrig_0.1, whole genome shotgun sequence genomic region, the following are encoded:
- the LOC124700829 gene encoding glycerol-3-phosphate acyltransferase RAM2-like yields MTASPFPTVHKCSSVDRSDDTVVADLDGTLLCGRSSFPYFAHMAFETGGLLRLLLLIVLAPLAGLLYYLVSESAGIQVLIFASMAGAEVAEIEAVARAVLPKFYCSDLHPESWRVFSSCGRRYVLTANPRIMVEAFLKEYAGADAVLGTELVVWRGRATGLVASPGVLVGEKKAEALRRAFGEVRPEIGLGDRKTDYPFMRLCKEGYVVPAPAPGLRPVPREDLPKPVIFHDGRIVQKPSPALALLTVLWMPVGFLLACLRIAAGALLPMRVVYHAFTALGVRVTIKGTPPPPASLETGQTGVLFICSHRSLLDPIFLSTALGRPITAVTYSVSRLSEILSPIRTVRLTRDRAADAAMIRRLLKEGDLVICPEGTTCREPFLLRFSALFAELTDEIVPVAMENQMSMFHGTTARGWKGLDPFYFFMNPSPGYVVTFLNKLPHELTCKGGKTSHEVANYIQRLIASTLSYECTSFTRKDKYKALAGNDGSVVSKPNIDKKKVMGS; encoded by the coding sequence ATGACGGCCTCGCCATTCCCGACGGTGCACAAGTGCTCGTCGGTGGACCGGAGCGACGACACGGTGGTGGCCGACCTGGACGGGACGCTGCTGTGCGGCCGGAGCTCGTTCCCGTACTTCGCGCACATGGCGTTCGAGACCGGCGGCCTGCTCCGGCTGCTGCTGCTCATCGTGCTGGCGCCGCTCGCGGGCCTGCTCTACTACCTCGTGTCCGAGTCCGCCGGCATCCAGGTGCTCATcttcgcctccatggccggcgccgAGGTGGCCGAGATCGAGGCCGTGGCGCGCGCGGTGCTGCCCAAGTTCTACTGCTCGGACCTCCACCCGGAGTCGTGGCGCGTGTTCTCGTCGTGCGGGCGCCGGTACGTGCTCACCGCGAACCCGAGGATCATGGTGGAGGCCTTCCTCAAGGAGTACGCCGGCGCCGACGCGGTGCTCGGCACGGAGCTCGTGGTGTGGCGCGGCAGGGCGACGGGGCTCGTCGCCTCCCCCGGCGTGCTCGTCGGCGAGAAGAAGGCGGAGGCGCTCCGGCGGGCGTTCGGCGAGGTCAGGCCGGAGATCGGTCTCGGCGACAGGAAGACGGACTACCCGTTCATGCGGCTGTGCAAGGAGGGGTACGTGGTGCCGGCCCCGGCGCCGGGGCTCAGGCCCGTGCCGCGGGAGGACCTGCCGAAGCCAGTGATCTTCCACGACGGCCGCATCGTCCAGAAGCCGTCGCCGGCGCTCGCGCTGCTCACCGTGCTCTGGATGCCAGTCGGCTTCCTGCTCGCCTGCCTCCGCATCGCCGCGGGCGCGCTCCTGCCGATGCGCGTGGTGTACCACGCCTTCACCGCCCTCGGCGTGCGCGTCACCATCAAGGGCACCCCGCCCCCGCCGGCCAGCCTCGAGACGGGCCAGACCGGTGTGCTCTTCATCTGCTCCCACCGCAGCCTCCTCGACCCAATCTTCCTATCCACCGCACTCGGCCGCCCCATCACCGCCGTCACCTACTCCGTATCAAGGCTGTCCGAGATCCTGTCGCCGATCCGCACCGTGCGGCTGACCCGCGACCGCGCGGCGGACGCGGCCATGATCCGGCGCCTGCTCAAGGAGGGCGACCTGGTGATCTGCCCCGAGGGCACGACGTGCCGGGAGCCCTTCCTGCTGCGGTTCTCGGCGCTGTTCGCGGAGCTCACCGACGAGATCGtgccggtggcgatggagaaccagATGAGCATGTTCCACGGCACGACGGCGCGCGGGTGGAAGGGGCTGGACCCATTCTACTTCTTCATGAACCCGAGCCCGGGATACGTGGTCACCTTCCTCAACAAGCTTCCCCATGAGCTCACCTGCAAGGGCGGCAAGAccagccacgaggtggccaactaCATCCAGAGGCTCATCGCCTCCACGCTCTCCTACGAGTGCACCAGCTTCACCAGGAAGGACAAGTACAAGGCGCTCGCCGGCAACGATGGCTCTGTCGTCTCCAAGCCCAACATCGACAAGAAGAAGGTCATGGGTTCATGA